A region of Jonquetella anthropi DSM 22815 DNA encodes the following proteins:
- a CDS encoding type I restriction-modification system subunit M encodes MNKQQLASKIWESANKMRSKIEANEYKDYILGFIFYKFLSDKEVKYLKDAAGTDKNIPSLTEDDARTVQKDIGYFIAYENLFSTWIAKGKDFSADDVTTALPAFNRLINKSHKKVFSGIFKTLETGLSKLGETSGARTKAIRDLLYLIKDIPMDGKQDYDVLGFIYEYLISNFAANAGKKAGEFYTPHEVSLLMSEIVAHHLKDRQEIEIYDPTSGSGSLLINIGKCAARYIGSEDNILYYAQELKENTYNLTRMNLVMRGIIPDNITTRNADTLEDDWPDFDDDDPTRTYKPLYVDAVVSNPPYSQAWNPVGKENDPRYSNFGIAPKGKADYAFLLHDLFHVKPDGIMTIVLPHGVLFRGGEEGTIRRNLIEGNYIDAVIGLPANIFFGTGIPTIIMVLKQPHGRANYTDVLIVDASKGFEKAGKNNVLRACDIKKIVDVVTSRTSVPKFSRVVSLEEIRANDYNLNIPRYVDSSEPAESWDIYASMFGGVPESELRALQDYWTALPGLKEALFCPDNDAYCHVNVPNVKEAVMNHPSVGAFITRYQAAFKDLETYLTAQLIDKMETLNTSSAEAAVSDQIFSLLSGFPLVDKYAAYQLLHDDWKGIAVDIEIIQTEGLAAIKGVDPKMIVRKKNGKDEEIQDGWTGHILPFDLVQETVLADELAALKAKESQLSELAAEYEALLDELSEEEKERPFVNEAKDAFVPAEVKKALKDNVDNPETLAVLKKADALATKEKALKKQVKDESAALHLRTKKTIEGLSDDEARKLLKRKWIDPLVKSLTELPNAEIRKLTASLEALCAKYETTLASVEGEIRETETALAGMLDELRGSEYDMKGIAELKALLKGE; translated from the coding sequence ATGAATAAACAACAGCTTGCCTCCAAAATTTGGGAATCGGCAAACAAAATGCGTTCAAAGATTGAAGCGAACGAGTATAAAGACTACATCTTGGGCTTCATCTTCTACAAATTTCTTTCCGATAAGGAAGTCAAATACCTGAAAGACGCCGCTGGGACCGACAAAAACATCCCGAGCCTCACCGAAGACGACGCCAGGACGGTCCAAAAGGACATCGGCTACTTCATCGCTTACGAAAACCTTTTTTCAACGTGGATCGCCAAAGGAAAAGACTTCTCCGCCGACGACGTGACAACCGCCCTGCCAGCCTTCAACCGGCTCATCAACAAGTCGCACAAAAAAGTCTTCAGCGGGATCTTCAAAACACTGGAAACCGGCCTGTCCAAACTCGGCGAAACGTCCGGCGCGCGAACCAAAGCGATTCGCGACCTGCTCTACCTCATCAAAGACATCCCCATGGACGGCAAACAGGATTACGACGTCCTTGGCTTCATCTACGAGTATTTAATCAGCAACTTCGCGGCCAACGCCGGCAAGAAGGCCGGTGAATTCTACACGCCCCATGAAGTCTCACTGCTCATGTCCGAAATCGTCGCCCATCACCTCAAAGACCGGCAGGAAATCGAAATTTACGACCCGACGAGCGGCTCCGGCTCTCTGCTCATCAACATCGGCAAGTGCGCCGCCCGGTACATCGGCAGCGAAGATAACATCCTGTACTACGCGCAGGAACTCAAAGAGAACACCTACAATCTCACACGCATGAACCTCGTCATGAGAGGCATCATCCCCGACAACATCACCACGCGGAACGCCGACACCCTCGAAGACGACTGGCCCGATTTTGACGACGACGACCCGACCCGCACCTATAAGCCACTGTACGTCGACGCCGTCGTCTCCAATCCGCCGTACTCACAGGCGTGGAACCCAGTGGGCAAAGAAAACGATCCCCGTTATTCCAACTTTGGCATAGCGCCCAAAGGAAAGGCCGATTACGCCTTCCTGCTCCACGACCTTTTCCACGTCAAACCCGACGGCATCATGACTATCGTTCTGCCGCACGGCGTCCTCTTCCGCGGCGGCGAAGAGGGAACCATACGTAGAAACCTCATCGAGGGGAACTACATTGACGCCGTCATCGGACTGCCCGCCAACATCTTCTTCGGCACCGGCATTCCTACCATCATCATGGTCTTAAAACAGCCGCACGGGCGAGCCAACTACACCGACGTCCTGATCGTCGACGCGTCCAAAGGCTTTGAAAAAGCAGGCAAGAACAACGTCCTGCGCGCCTGCGACATCAAAAAAATCGTCGACGTCGTCACGTCCCGAACGTCCGTCCCCAAGTTCTCCCGCGTCGTCAGCTTGGAAGAAATCCGCGCCAACGACTACAACCTCAACATACCCCGCTACGTCGACTCGTCCGAGCCAGCTGAAAGCTGGGACATCTACGCCTCCATGTTCGGCGGCGTGCCGGAAAGCGAACTCCGTGCCCTTCAGGACTACTGGACCGCCCTCCCGGGCTTGAAAGAAGCGCTCTTCTGCCCGGATAACGACGCGTACTGCCACGTCAACGTCCCGAACGTCAAAGAAGCGGTCATGAACCACCCGTCAGTCGGCGCGTTCATCACCCGGTATCAGGCCGCCTTCAAAGACCTTGAAACGTACCTAACCGCCCAACTGATCGACAAAATGGAAACGCTCAACACCTCCAGCGCGGAAGCCGCCGTCAGCGATCAAATCTTCAGCCTGCTGAGCGGGTTCCCACTCGTCGACAAATACGCCGCGTATCAGCTCCTCCACGACGACTGGAAAGGCATCGCCGTTGACATTGAAATCATCCAGACCGAAGGCCTTGCCGCCATCAAAGGGGTTGACCCCAAGATGATCGTCAGGAAAAAGAACGGCAAAGACGAAGAAATACAGGACGGCTGGACCGGCCATATTCTCCCGTTCGACCTCGTCCAAGAAACCGTACTGGCGGACGAACTGGCCGCCCTCAAGGCAAAAGAAAGCCAGCTGAGCGAACTAGCCGCCGAATACGAAGCCCTGCTTGACGAACTGAGCGAAGAGGAAAAAGAACGGCCGTTCGTCAACGAGGCAAAAGACGCCTTCGTCCCGGCAGAAGTGAAAAAAGCGCTCAAAGACAACGTCGACAACCCCGAAACGCTCGCGGTGCTGAAAAAAGCCGACGCGCTGGCGACAAAAGAAAAGGCGTTAAAAAAGCAGGTTAAAGACGAAAGTGCCGCCCTGCACCTGAGGACAAAAAAGACGATTGAAGGGCTGAGCGACGACGAAGCCCGCAAGCTTTTGAAGCGAAAGTGGATCGACCCGCTCGTCAAGAGCCTGACCGAACTCCCCAACGCGGAGATCCGAAAGCTGACCGCCAGTCTGGAAGCCCTGTGCGCCAAGTACGAAACGACCTTGGCGTCGGTCGAAGGGGAAATCCGCGAGACCGAAACGGCCTTGGCCGGCATGCTGGACGAGCTGCGGGGGAGCGAGTACGACATGAAAGGCATTGCCGAGCTGAAAGCGCTGCTCAAAGGTGAATAG
- a CDS encoding Fic family protein, with translation MREYTYQDKCESLFTSQIVKYITIIYENKGKQELVASRHADVLQGLVDIAKIQSTESSNKIEGVFTSEERLRKIVMEKTTPRTRNENEIAGYRDVLRTIHESFEHIPIKPAVFLQLHRDLFKFEDARFCGTWKTSDNRIEEVETNGTRKLRFQPVAACQTPEAVEKLCAAYQESLSGSEAEPLLVISMFILDFLCIHPFADGNGRMSRLLTILLLYQNGYIVGKYISIEKLIETSKEKYYDALFASSVGWHEGKNDYRPFVTYMLGVIVAAYREFIDRTALVAERKVSKADRIVDMVRSKLGTFTKAEIQDTLPDIAQATIQRTLAQLLRENKIIKIGGGRYTKYRWN, from the coding sequence ATGCGGGAGTACACCTATCAAGATAAATGTGAGAGCTTGTTTACCTCTCAGATTGTCAAGTACATCACAATCATTTATGAAAATAAAGGCAAGCAGGAACTAGTGGCTTCCCGGCACGCAGATGTCCTGCAGGGTTTAGTTGATATCGCTAAAATCCAGAGTACAGAGAGCTCGAACAAGATTGAAGGCGTCTTCACGTCTGAAGAACGGCTGAGAAAAATAGTCATGGAGAAAACGACACCTCGCACCCGGAACGAGAATGAGATTGCCGGGTATCGGGATGTCCTGAGGACGATTCATGAGAGCTTTGAGCATATTCCGATTAAGCCGGCTGTTTTCCTTCAGCTTCATCGGGATCTGTTTAAGTTTGAGGACGCGCGGTTCTGCGGGACGTGGAAGACTTCAGACAACCGAATCGAAGAAGTGGAAACGAATGGCACGAGAAAATTGCGGTTTCAGCCGGTCGCGGCATGTCAGACGCCTGAAGCGGTCGAAAAACTTTGTGCCGCGTATCAGGAAAGCCTCTCTGGTTCGGAAGCTGAACCGCTCTTGGTCATTTCGATGTTTATTCTTGATTTCTTGTGCATCCATCCGTTTGCCGATGGAAACGGCCGCATGAGCCGTCTGCTGACGATTCTTTTGCTATATCAGAATGGTTATATTGTCGGAAAGTATATTAGTATTGAAAAGCTGATCGAGACGTCAAAGGAAAAATATTATGACGCTTTATTTGCCAGCTCAGTCGGGTGGCATGAAGGGAAAAACGATTACCGGCCGTTTGTCACCTACATGCTGGGTGTGATCGTGGCGGCCTACCGCGAATTTATTGACCGGACGGCATTAGTAGCGGAACGGAAGGTTTCCAAAGCGGATCGTATTGTGGATATGGTGCGGAGTAAACTTGGAACCTTCACGAAAGCTGAAATACAGGATACTTTACCCGATATAGCACAGGCGACGATTCAGAGAACACTTGCTCAATTGCTGCGGGAAAATAAGATCATCAAAATTGGTGGAGGGCGATATACCAAATACCGCTGGAACTGA
- a CDS encoding helix-turn-helix domain-containing protein, with translation MKISYKKLWVMLIERDITKVDLRKATGLSAGTMSKLNKGEEVSLSVLLRICAYLGCNIGDICEAIPIER, from the coding sequence ATGAAAATCAGTTACAAGAAATTATGGGTCATGCTGATCGAGCGCGATATAACGAAAGTCGATCTGCGCAAGGCGACCGGCCTGTCTGCCGGGACCATGAGCAAGCTGAACAAAGGCGAAGAAGTCTCGCTGTCCGTCCTTCTGCGCATCTGCGCCTATCTTGGCTGCAACATTGGGGACATCTGCGAGGCCATCCCAATCGAGAGATGA